A genomic window from Desulfovibrio porci includes:
- a CDS encoding 3-isopropylmalate dehydratase large subunit, which translates to MPQTLAQKILQAHTDEAVRSDGQIVQCRVSMVLANDITGPLAIKSFRGMGAEKVFDKDKIALVMDHFTPQKDIDSANQVLISRKFAEEQGITHYYEGGDCGVEHTLLPEQGLVGPGDLVIGADSHTCTYGGIGAFATGMGSTDIAAAMALGETWLKVPPTIRVNIRGEMPRWLRGKDLMLLLIGAIGVDGALYKALEFGGPVIDALDVEGRLTMANMAIEAGGKAGLFAVDAQTRAYCAEHGPGLDMELAADPDAVYERVVDIDVTGREPVVACPHLPSNVKPVSEVGDTPIQQVVIGSCTNGRISDMRDAAAVLRGRKVDKKVRCIVLPSTPTVWKQCLKEGLMEVFMDAGCIVGPCTCGPCLGGHTGILGDGERAVATTNRNFKGRMGSLSSEVYLASPVVAAASAVAGKVASPDAL; encoded by the coding sequence ATGCCTCAGACGCTTGCGCAGAAAATTTTGCAAGCCCATACCGACGAGGCCGTGCGAAGCGACGGCCAGATCGTTCAGTGTCGGGTATCCATGGTGCTGGCCAACGACATCACCGGGCCGCTGGCCATCAAGTCGTTTCGCGGCATGGGCGCGGAAAAGGTTTTCGACAAGGACAAAATCGCCTTGGTCATGGACCATTTCACGCCCCAGAAGGACATCGATTCGGCCAATCAGGTGCTGATCAGTCGCAAGTTCGCGGAAGAGCAGGGCATCACTCACTATTACGAGGGCGGCGACTGCGGGGTGGAGCACACCCTGCTGCCCGAGCAGGGGCTGGTGGGCCCCGGTGATCTGGTCATCGGCGCGGACAGCCATACCTGCACCTATGGCGGCATCGGGGCCTTCGCCACGGGCATGGGCTCCACGGACATCGCGGCGGCCATGGCCCTGGGCGAAACCTGGCTCAAGGTGCCGCCCACCATCCGGGTCAACATCCGGGGCGAGATGCCCCGCTGGCTGCGCGGCAAGGACCTCATGCTGCTGCTCATCGGGGCCATCGGCGTGGACGGGGCTTTGTACAAGGCCCTGGAATTCGGGGGCCCGGTCATTGACGCTCTGGATGTGGAAGGCCGTCTGACCATGGCCAATATGGCTATTGAGGCCGGCGGCAAGGCGGGCCTTTTTGCCGTGGACGCCCAGACCCGCGCCTATTGCGCGGAGCACGGCCCCGGCCTGGACATGGAACTGGCCGCCGACCCGGACGCGGTCTACGAGCGCGTGGTGGACATCGACGTCACGGGCCGGGAGCCGGTGGTGGCCTGTCCGCATCTGCCCTCCAACGTGAAGCCCGTCTCCGAAGTCGGGGACACGCCCATCCAGCAGGTGGTCATCGGTTCCTGCACCAACGGCCGTATCAGCGACATGCGCGACGCGGCGGCGGTGCTGCGCGGCCGCAAGGTGGACAAAAAGGTGCGCTGCATCGTGCTGCCTTCCACGCCCACAGTCTGGAAGCAGTGCCTGAAAGAAGGCCTTATGGAAGTCTTCATGGACGCGGGCTGCATTGTGGGGCCCTGCACCTGCGGGCCCTGCCTGGGCGGCCATACCGGCATTCTGGGCGACGGCGAGCGCGCCGTGGCCACCACCAACCGCAACTTCAAGGGCCGCATGGGCAGCCTTTCTTCCGAGGTCTACCTGGCCAGCCCGGTGGTGGCGGCGGCGAGTGCGGTGGCGGGTAAGGT